A DNA window from Paraburkholderia sp. IMGN_8 contains the following coding sequences:
- a CDS encoding ABC transporter permease, whose amino-acid sequence MNVFDYLSANWPELLQLTAQHVWLVGIAVGCAILVGVPLGILINRHEWLASPLLGVATVVLTLPSIALFGLMIPVFSRFGQGIGAVPAITAVFLYSLLPIMRNTYLALRNVDAGIKEAGIGIGMTVWQRLRLVDLPLAVPVILGGVRTAVVMNIGVMTIAAVIGAGGLGTLIIRAIGQSNMMKLLVGAVLVSVLAIVADLLLQALQRLLTPKGVQKT is encoded by the coding sequence ATGAACGTATTCGACTATCTATCGGCCAACTGGCCGGAACTGCTGCAACTCACCGCGCAACACGTGTGGCTGGTGGGAATCGCGGTGGGCTGCGCGATCTTGGTCGGCGTGCCCCTGGGCATCCTGATCAATCGCCATGAGTGGCTCGCGTCGCCGTTGCTGGGCGTAGCGACCGTGGTGCTGACCCTGCCGTCGATCGCGTTGTTCGGTTTGATGATTCCGGTGTTCTCGCGCTTCGGCCAGGGCATCGGCGCGGTGCCTGCGATCACCGCCGTGTTCCTCTATTCGCTGCTGCCGATCATGCGCAACACCTACCTCGCGTTGCGCAATGTGGACGCGGGGATCAAGGAAGCCGGCATCGGTATCGGCATGACGGTCTGGCAACGGCTGCGCCTCGTCGATTTGCCGCTCGCAGTGCCGGTGATTCTCGGCGGCGTGCGTACGGCGGTCGTGATGAACATCGGCGTGATGACGATCGCGGCGGTGATCGGTGCGGGCGGCCTCGGCACGCTGATCATCCGCGCGATTGGCCAAAGCAACATGATGAAACTGTTGGTGGGCGCCGTGCTCGTGAGCGTGCTCGCGATCGTCGCCGACCTGCTGCTGCAAGCGTTGCAACGCTTGCTGACACCGAAGGGAGTGCAAAAGACATGA
- a CDS encoding glycine betaine ABC transporter substrate-binding protein, whose amino-acid sequence MNLFKRGRWIAAGALLLASFQASAATLVLGGKNFTEQYVLAEITAQYLRAKGYTIDARTGLGSTLLRSAQENGQIDVVWEYTGTAAIVYNKITEKLDSKTMYERVKTLDAKRGLVWLDASPLNNTYAIGLPEQVAQQTGIRTISQLAAKIDAEPNKKHVFAMDAEFANRPDGLKPLEAAYGMQFSRAETRQMDPGLVYTALHNNQVSIGLIYTTDGRVKGFNITPLEDDRHYFPAYNATPVVRKPILDQNPRLATQLNALSAELNNDTVLEMNKQIDIDGKSVREVAAEFLRTHKLP is encoded by the coding sequence ATGAATCTGTTCAAACGCGGCCGCTGGATCGCAGCCGGCGCGCTGCTCCTGGCCAGCTTCCAGGCAAGTGCGGCCACCCTGGTGCTCGGCGGCAAGAACTTCACCGAGCAATATGTGCTGGCCGAAATCACCGCGCAGTATCTGCGTGCGAAGGGTTACACGATCGATGCCCGCACCGGTCTCGGCAGCACACTGCTGCGCAGTGCGCAGGAGAACGGTCAGATCGACGTGGTGTGGGAATACACCGGCACGGCTGCTATCGTCTACAACAAGATCACCGAAAAGCTCGATTCGAAGACGATGTACGAACGCGTCAAGACACTCGACGCCAAACGTGGCCTCGTCTGGCTCGATGCATCGCCGCTGAACAACACGTACGCGATCGGCTTGCCTGAGCAGGTGGCGCAACAAACCGGCATCCGCACGATCTCGCAGCTCGCGGCCAAAATCGACGCCGAGCCGAACAAGAAGCACGTGTTCGCGATGGATGCGGAGTTCGCCAATCGTCCGGATGGTCTGAAGCCGCTCGAAGCCGCCTATGGCATGCAGTTCAGCCGCGCGGAAACGCGTCAGATGGACCCGGGTCTCGTCTACACCGCGTTGCATAACAACCAGGTGTCGATCGGGCTGATCTACACGACCGACGGCCGCGTGAAGGGTTTCAACATCACGCCGCTTGAAGACGATCGCCACTACTTTCCCGCGTACAACGCAACGCCGGTGGTGCGTAAGCCGATCCTCGACCAGAACCCGCGACTCGCGACGCAGTTGAACGCGCTGTCCGCCGAGCTGAACAACGACACCGTGCTGGAGATGAACAAGCAGATCGATATCGACGGCAAATCGGTGCGTGAAGTGGCGGCGGAATTCCTGCGCACGCACAAGCTGCCTTGA
- a CDS encoding ABC transporter permease, with the protein MIQRPARLIGSLVAIGIVIALLCRAIDPSALHQYAPDLVYYTKRHLLLVGYSMALALLVGIPAGVLLSRPAFTRHAERFMQIFNIGNTIPSLAVLAIALGIFGIGDIPALVALFLASLLPITRNAYEGMKNVSPALREAARGLGMTGWQSLLRVELPNAMPIIIGGVRTALAINVGSAPLAYLIGADSLGTLIFPGIYLDNQQQLLLGAAATAILALVLDGIVSAGSRYLLARRGVTA; encoded by the coding sequence ATGATTCAACGTCCTGCCAGACTGATCGGCAGTCTTGTCGCCATCGGCATTGTCATTGCGCTGTTGTGCCGCGCGATCGACCCCAGCGCGCTGCATCAGTACGCGCCCGATCTCGTCTACTACACGAAAAGGCACCTACTGCTCGTCGGCTATTCGATGGCGCTCGCGCTGCTGGTCGGCATTCCCGCGGGCGTGCTGCTGAGCCGCCCTGCGTTCACGCGCCATGCCGAACGTTTCATGCAAATCTTCAACATCGGCAACACGATCCCATCGTTGGCAGTGCTGGCGATTGCGCTCGGCATCTTCGGCATCGGCGATATACCGGCGCTGGTCGCGCTGTTCCTCGCGTCATTGCTGCCGATCACGCGCAACGCTTACGAAGGCATGAAAAACGTGTCGCCCGCTTTGCGCGAAGCGGCCCGCGGTCTCGGCATGACGGGCTGGCAGTCGCTGCTGCGCGTCGAGTTGCCCAACGCGATGCCGATCATCATCGGCGGCGTGCGTACGGCGCTGGCGATCAACGTGGGCAGCGCGCCGCTCGCGTATCTGATCGGCGCTGACAGCCTCGGCACGCTGATTTTCCCCGGCATCTATCTGGACAATCAGCAGCAGCTTCTGCTCGGCGCTGCGGCCACCGCGATTCTCGCGCTGGTGCTCGACGGCATTGTCTCGGCCGGCAGCCGCTACCTGCTCGCACGACGTGGGGTGACGGCATGA